Proteins encoded within one genomic window of Triticum aestivum cultivar Chinese Spring chromosome 2D, IWGSC CS RefSeq v2.1, whole genome shotgun sequence:
- the LOC123050093 gene encoding BTB/POZ and MATH domain-containing protein 2: MANKSTSEVSHGQLPKTSSTCLTEGVTAVHDFEVANYRLLDGIGVGKHVRSSNFSVGGFEWFINFFPDGRMADYAGYASVFLDRVIQQNDTHNVRTKFTLNMLEKDGEAQLTKCDEIDHVFSSAKSYWGYFRFVAKVKLKSSSQASNGSLIIRCVLTVIKEPRTKVKRNTVVVPQPNLQDQLSQMWKDGQGADVTFSVGGQLFKAHRCLLAARSLVFKAELLCSMKEKETHCVKIDDIHPEIFEALLHFIYTDSLIVDEHHREGGIAKLQHLLVASDRYGLDRLNAMCESKLSECIDVETVATTLVLAEQHHCKDLKEACVEFMAPRNVLQAVMATDGFKHLVASCPLVMKELLDMMSRSG, from the coding sequence ATGGCCAACAAATCCACCTCTGAAGTTAGCCATGGCCAGCTGCCCAAGACATCGTCCACATGCTTGACGGAGGGTGTCACTGCGGTGCATGATTTTGAGGTGGCCAATTACCGGTTGCTGGATGGCATCGGCGTCGGCAAGCACGTTCGCTCAAGCAACTTCAGCGTGGGTGGCTTCGAATGGTTTATCAATTTCTTCCCGGACGGGAGGATGGCAGACTACGCTGGCTATGCATCAGTCTTTCTGGACCGTGTCATCCAACAGAATGACACGCATAATGTCAGGACTAAGTTCACCTTAAACATGCTAGAGAAAGACGGCGAGGCACAATTAACTAAATGTGATGAGATTGATCATGTCTTTTCCTCAGCAAAGTCATATTGGGGCTACTTCAGATTCGTTGCCAAAGTGAAACTGAAATCATCGTCGCAAGCCAGCAATGGCTCCTTGATTATACGCTGTGTTCTCACCGTGATAAAAGAACCTCGCACCAAGGTTAAGAGGAACACTGTTGTCGTTCCGCAGCCGAATCTGCAAGATCAGCTCTCCCAAATGTGGAAGGATGGCCAGGGAGCAGATGTGACATTCAGTGTGGGTGGCCAATTGTTCAAAGCTCACAGATGCTTATTGGCTGCACGGTCTCTGGTTTTCAAGGCGGAGCTCTTGTGTTCGATGAAGGAGAAGGAAACACACTGCGTCAAAATTGATGACATCCACCCTGAAATCTTTGAAGCTCTTCTTCACTTCATATACACTGATTCCCTGATAGTCGATGAGCACCACAGAGAAGGTGGAATTGCAAAACTGCAGCATCTGCTAGTTGCCTCGGATCGATATGGATTGGATAGGTTAAATGCAATGTGTGAAAGTAAATTGTCCGAGTGCATTGACGTGGAGACTGTTGCCACGACATTGGTTTTAGCAGAGCAACACCACTGCAAGGATCTCAAAGAAGCTTGCGTCGAGTTTATGGCTCCACGGAATGTTCTGCAAGCTGTCATGGCAACCGATGGTTTCAAGCATTTGGTAGCAAGCTGTCCTTTGGTCATGAAGGAGTTATTGGACATGATGTCCCGCAGTGGCTAG
- the LOC123050097 gene encoding BTB/POZ and MATH domain-containing protein 2-like — protein MAKNSTAVVNHDHRSLSETSSRCFTESLTATHNFEVASYPLLAGMGVGKYISSCIFSVGGHDWTIRFYPDGNNAECAGNASAFLYCTSQPKGVRTKFTLNMLEKEGKVLVTSFGSLEHTFSSSIDDFGFSKFVEKSRLLKSSSDATGGYFTIRCVLTVIKEPRTELKRNLFVVPRPNLQDHLQQMWKDGQGADVKFSVSGQLFSAHRYLLAARSPVFKAELFGPMTEKATESITIDDIEPPIFEALLHFIYTDSILDDWDSKEGKTTNMQHLLVAADRYGLERLRVICEGRLRDSIDLETVATTLVLAEQHHCRDLKEACIGFMTSQNRLGDIMATDGFKHLMASCPLLMKDILDKVSCVLSG, from the coding sequence ATGGCAAAAAACTCCACCGCTGTCGTTAACCATGATCACAGGAGCCTATCGGAGACCTCGTCCAGATGCTTCACGGAGAGCTTGACCGCCACCCACAATTTCGAGGTAGCCAGTTACCCGCTGCTCGCCGGCATGGGCGTTGGAAAATACATCAGCTCATGCATCTTCAGCGTTGGTGGCCACGATTGGACTATCAGGTTCTACCCAGATGGCAATAATGCAGAGTGTGCCGGTAATGCTTCAGCCTTTTTGTATTGTACCAGCCAACCGAAAGGCGTCAGGACCAAGTTCACCTTGAACATGTTGGAAAAGGAGGGCAAGGTCCTAGTAACAAGCTTCGGCTCGTTGGAGCATACCTTCTCTTCGTCAATTGACGATTTTGGCTTTTCTAAATTCGTCGAGAAATCAAGGCTGCTGAAATCATCGTCGGATGCCACAGGTGGTTACTTCACTATACGGTGTGTTCTTACCGTGATAAAAGAACCGCGAACGGAACTCAAGAGGAACCTTTTCGTGGTTCCGCGGCCAAATCTGCAAGACCATCTCCAGCAGATGTGGAAGGATGGGCAAGGAGCAGATGTGAAATTCAGTGTATCTGGGCAGTTGTTCAGCGCCCACAGATACTTGTTAGCTGCACGATCTCCGGTCTTCAAGGCGGAGCTCTTTGGTCCAATGACTGAGAAGGCAACAGAAAGCATCACGATTGACGACATCGAGCCACCAATCTTCGAGGCGCTTCTTCACTTTATATACACGGATTCTATACTAGATGATTGGGACAGCAAAGAAGGTAAAACTACAAACATGCAGCACTTGTTGGTTGCGGCAGATCGATACGGGTTGGAGAGGCTAAGAGTTATCTGCGAAGGAAGGCTGCGTGACAGCATCGACCTGGAAACGGTGGCAACCACGTTGGTTCTGGCGGAGCAGCACCACTGTAGAGATCTCAAAGAAGCATGCATTGGGTTCATGACCTCACAAAACAGGCTAGGAGATATCATGGCAACGGATGGATTTAAGCATCTGATGGCAAGCTGCCCTTTGCTCATGAAGGATATTTTAGATAAGGTGTCCTGTGTCTTGAGTGGCTAG
- the LOC123050095 gene encoding BTB/POZ and MATH domain-containing protein 2-like yields MATANNSPAVVNNHGLPATSSRSSMESFTAAHDFKVASYPLLDGLGVGKYISSCVFSVGGYDWTIRFYPDGESVDCARNTSAFLYCVTQQEGVRAKFTLNTLEKEGKVLVTRYGLVNHTFSPPSYDFGYSKFVEKSRLLKSSSSKANNGYFIIRCVLTVIREPRTEVKRNLLVVPQPNLQDHLHQMWKEGQGADVTFSVSGQLFSAHRYLLAARSPVFKAELFGSMKESVVESIKIYDVEPPIFEALLHFIYTDSVKDDGDNKDETEKMQHLLVAADRYGLERLRIMCEDRLCDSIEVETVATTLVLAEQHHCGDLKKACIEFMTSQNRLGNIVATDGFKHLMASCPLLTKDILDKVSCVLSGKSRLSRN; encoded by the coding sequence ATGGCCACGGCCAACAACTCCCCGGCCGTCGTTAATAACCATGGCCTACCGGCGACGTCGTCCAGATCCTCCATGGAGAGCTTCACCGCCGCCCACGATTTCAAGGTGGCCAGTTACCCGCTGCTCGACGGCTTGGGCGTCGGCAAGTACATCAGCTCCTGCGTCTTCAGCGTCGGTGGCTACGACTGGACTATCAGGTTCTACCCAGATGGTGAATCGGTCGACTGTGCCCGTAACACTTCAGCCTTTTTGTATTGTGTCACCCAACAGGAAGGTGTGAGGGCTAAGTTCACCTTGAACACGCTGGAAAAAGAGGGCAAAGTGCTAGTAACAAGATACGGTTTGGTGAACCACACCTTCTCTCCGCCAAGTTATGATTTTGGTTACTCTAAATTCGTCGAGAAATCGAGGCTGCTGAAATCATCGTCGTCCAAGGCAAACAATGGCTACTTCATTATACGGTGTGTTCTTACCGTGATAAGAGAACCACGGACCGAGGTCAAGAGGAACCTTCTTGTGGTTCCGCAGCCAAACCTGCAAGATCATCTCCATCAGATGTGGAAGGAAGGACAAGGAGCAGATGTGACATTCAGTGTATCTGGCCAGTTGTTCAGCGCCCACAGATACTTGTTAGCTGCACGGTCTCCAGTCTTCAAGGCGGAGCTCTTTGGGTCTATGAAGGAGAGCGTGGTAGAGAGCATCAAGATCTACGACGTCGAGCCACCAATCTTCGAGGCGCTTCTTCACTTCATATACACGGATTCCGTCAAAGATGATGGGGACAACAAAGATGAAACTGAAAAAATGCAGCACTTGCTAGTTGCGGCGGATCGATACGGATTGGAGAGGCTAAGAATTATGTGCGAAGACAGGCTGTGCGATAGCATCGAGGTGGAAACAGTTGCGACCACGCTGGTTCTCGCAGAGCAGCACCATTGCGGCGATCTCAAAAAAGCCTGCATTGAGTTCATGACCTCACAAAACAGGCTAGGAAATATCGTGGCAACGGATGGATTCAAGCATTTGATGGCAAGCTGCCCTTTGCTCACGAAGGATATTTTAGACAAGGTGTCCTGTGTCTTGAGTGGAAAGTCTCGTTTGTCTAGAAATTAA
- the LOC123050096 gene encoding BTB/POZ and MATH domain-containing protein 2-like: MATANNSPAVVNNHGLPATSSRSSTESFTAAHDFEVASYPLLDGLGVGKYISSCVFSVGGYDWTIRFYPDGESVDCARNTSAFLYCVTQQEGVRAKFTLNTLEKEGKVLVTRYGLVNHTFSPPSYDFGYSKFVEKSRLLKSSSSKANNGYFIIRCVLTVIREPRTEVKRNLLVVPQPNLQDHLHQMWKEGQGADVTFSVSGQLFSAHRYLLAARSPVFKAELFGSMKESVVESIKIYDVEPPIFEALLHFIYTDSVKDDGDNKDETEKMQHLLVAADRYGLERLRIMCEDRLCDSIEVETVATTLVLAEQHHCGDLKKACIEFMTSQNRLGNIVATDGFKHLMASCPLLTKDILDKVSCVLSGKSRLSRN, translated from the coding sequence ATGGCCACGGCCAACAACTCCCCGGCCGTCGTTAATAACCATGGCCTACCGGCGACGTCGTCCAGATCCTCCACGGAGAGCTTCACCGCCGCCCACGATTTCGAGGTGGCCAGTTACCCGCTGCTCGACGGCTTGGGCGTCGGCAAGTACATCAGCTCCTGCGTCTTCAGCGTCGGTGGCTACGACTGGACTATCAGGTTCTACCCAGATGGTGAATCGGTCGACTGTGCCCGTAACACTTCAGCCTTTTTGTATTGTGTCACCCAACAGGAAGGTGTGAGGGCTAAGTTCACCTTGAACACGCTGGAAAAAGAGGGCAAAGTGCTAGTAACAAGATACGGTTTGGTGAACCACACCTTCTCTCCGCCAAGTTATGATTTTGGTTACTCTAAATTCGTCGAGAAATCGAGGCTGCTGAAATCATCGTCGTCCAAGGCAAACAATGGCTACTTCATTATACGGTGTGTTCTTACCGTGATAAGAGAACCACGGACCGAGGTCAAGAGGAACCTTCTTGTGGTTCCGCAGCCAAACCTGCAAGATCATCTCCATCAGATGTGGAAGGAAGGACAAGGAGCAGATGTGACATTCAGTGTATCTGGCCAGTTGTTCAGCGCCCACAGATACTTGTTAGCTGCACGGTCTCCAGTCTTCAAGGCGGAGCTCTTTGGGTCTATGAAGGAGAGCGTGGTAGAGAGCATCAAGATCTACGACGTCGAGCCACCAATCTTCGAGGCGCTTCTTCACTTCATATACACGGATTCCGTCAAAGATGATGGGGACAACAAAGATGAAACTGAAAAAATGCAGCACTTGCTAGTTGCGGCGGATCGATACGGATTGGAGAGGCTAAGAATTATGTGCGAAGACAGGCTGTGCGATAGCATCGAGGTGGAAACAGTTGCGACCACGCTGGTTCTCGCAGAGCAGCACCATTGCGGCGATCTCAAAAAAGCCTGCATTGAGTTCATGACCTCACAAAACAGGCTAGGAAATATCGTGGCAACGGATGGATTCAAGCATCTGATGGCAAGCTGCCCTTTGCTCACGAAGGATATTTTAGACAAGGTGTCCTGTGTCTTGAGTGGAAAGTCTCGTTTGTCTAGAAATTAA